Below is a window of Vulpes lagopus strain Blue_001 chromosome 13, ASM1834538v1, whole genome shotgun sequence DNA.
ctgctagaaacatcggggtgcaggtgtcccggcgtttcattgcatctgaatctttggggtaaatccccagcagtgcaattggtgggtcgtagggcaggtctatttttaactctctgaggaacctccatgcagttttctagagtggctgcaccagttcacattcccaccaacagtgcaagaggcttcccttttctcctcatcctctccaacatttgttgtttcctgccttgttaatttttcccattctcactggtgtgaggtggtatctcattgtggttttgatttgtatttccctgatggcaagtgatgcagagcattttctcatgtgcatgttggccatgtctatgtcttcctctgtgagatttctgttcatgtcttttgcccatttcatgattggattgtttgtttctttggtgttgagtttaagaagttctttatagatgttggaaactagccctttatctgataggtcatttgctaatatcttctcccattctgtggttgtcttttagttttgttgactgtttctctcGCTATGCAaatcttcttatcttgatgaagtcccacacagatttaacagaaaaattcatattcattttatggaataaatatttttccttcttatcttgatgaagtcccacacagatttaacagaaaaattcatattcattttatggaataaatatttttcctcttaagcCATAAGATTCTATAGGATTATATATCTATGACATCTATACCTATACCCATATCAGTATTTATATAGagttacatatatatgaatataaggttgcctgggtgactcagtggttgaccatctgcctttggctcagggcatgatcctggaatctcaggagagagtcccatatcaggctccctgcatggagcctgtttctccctctgcctatgtctctgcctctctctctttgtgtctctcgtgaataaacaaaatctttttaaaaaagatatatatgaatatgattataaaaataaatttggagttGTCTTATATGAGATTTGAGAATATGCAGTCTACAGAAAACCAGGATTTCCTcattaaaccaaaaaaatattatacttttgtATAATTACAGTACGCAATCCATATAAGGATCAAAATATCCAAGTATGAGAAATCCAGGTTTTAGGATTCACATTTCAGTTTACCATGTATAAGActgatatttatagaaaaaaagaattaaatgagaacaCTCTAGTCAACCACAATCCTGAAGAAGAACAATGTCCATGATAATTAAAGCTCAATATGCCTATGTGTCAATGTAATACCTCTCTTTGTCCTTGTAGTTatgataaattcatttttaaaattatcttctatTCATTCCCATAACTTGATATATATACTGACCTGAgtcattcattttcaaaaaattgatTATTCCAACTTAAGATGTTggatttttcagaattctttctttttgccaAGATTAAGTTTTTgataagttaaaaaatacaataagctTAATCAATACAATCAAACAAGGGGATGTTATTATGGACATTAACCTCTATTTGCCAACTGATaatatacaaaatgaataaattgtggaTTTTGTCTTGCATCTTGACTATATTTCCTTATAGTCATTGCTTGAACTTaccataaaaatgtgaaatatttgaagaaaaatgcaaaGTGTTTCAATTTATATTGTTGCCTATAAATCTACAAAGGTCAGTAAACATTGGTTACTTAATTATATTGATGAGATGCATATATTTGGgcataaaacaaagaatatatgagaaaaaacaaagcataaaaattaTCAAGCAATTTGTTCTCTAGACTTACCCTTCCCTAACATCTTCAAGAATGCTCTGACTACTTCCTTATTGCGGAGGCTGTAGATAAGGGGATTCAGCATGGGAGTAAGGATGGTGTAGAAGGCAGAGATCATCTTGTCCTGGGTGGGGGAACGATCTGAAGTGGGCCGCATGTATATGAACATGGCTGCTCCATAATACATTCCCACCACTGTGAGATGAGAGGAGCAGGTGGCAAAAGCTTTCCGGCGTCCCTCCCCAGACCCCATGTGAATGACAGCCACAATAACATGAACATAGGAAGCAATGATTACTGCTACAGGGAAAAGAAGCATAATAACACAACAGATAAATATCATCCTTTCAAATAACAATGTGTTGGTGcatgagagaatgagaagggCAGGGACATCACAAAAAAAGTGGGGTATTTCCCGGGCTCCACAATATGAGAATGACAAAGCAACTGCAACTTCAATTATACCATCAAGGGAGCCAAGAATCCACGAACAAGCTGCCATAAGACCACAGATTTTCTGGTTCATGAGAATTGAGTATCGTAATGGATGACAAATGGCAACATAACGGTCATAGGCCATTGTAGCCAACAGGAAACATTCTGCTCCAAGCAGGGACACATAGAAGAATATCTGAGCTCCACAACCAGCCAGAGAAATGGACTTGCTGCCAGACATATAGTTGAAGGCCATCTTGGGTACAGTGGTGCAGACAAGCATGAGGTCCATCAGAGAGAGCTGGCTGAGGAGGAAGTACATGGGTGTATGGAGCTGAGTGTCCAGGTAGATGAGGAGAATCATAGCAGTGTTTCCCATGAAGGCCACTGTGAAGATACCCAAGActaaggagaagaggaagatgtGGGTGGGGCTGTAATTGAAGATTCCCAGCAGGATGAAGCCTGAGTTGAAGGTCTGGTTCTCCCATGCCATGATAAATGTGTTTACTGCATGGAATACAAGAAATGACACATGGCTGGGATTGTGTTATAGAAATATCAAGGTCTTCCTTCCTAAGTCACCACTTCTACCAAAATTCCTCAGCAAAAGAAAGTTGTTTCTctggtcatatttttttttcatttttttcatttttagggtATGTATATTAAAGCATCCTTTAGCTTGATATGATTTTTAGTGCAACATGCATTGTTCACAGACATAGTAAGTTATACAGTAAAAATATGAGTGTTTTCTCAAGTCATGTCATCAGGTTAGGGCAACTAATCCACTCCTATGTGTAGTGTAGATTATCCATTCATGAAAACATTATGATCAGGAAAGACATACATTTCAGAGAAGttgatgacattttctttatgtttctttatgttttacaTGAAACTTAGCATAAAAATTCTATTGATGTGTAGAGAGAATCATGTACTGATGGAAATGAGACAAGGTTAATCAAATGTCACATAAAAGAGGACATTGAGAAATCAGTAATATGTCCATTAAGTAATATTCATTCTAATAAAGGTGAATTGTAGTGGAAATAGTTCCTTATAAATATATCCTTTCCTCACACATTTGTAAAGATGATGTTTGTccagagtacctgggtggctcagatggttaagcatctgcctttgctgcagtcatgatatcagagttctgggatcaagcctcacattgccTCCCTACTCAGGCGGGAGTCtatatctccctctgcccctcccctctgctcatgttctctccctctctcaaataaaaaaaataaaatatttaaaatatataaaaaatttaaaatgatgtgtGTCCATGAAGCAGTCAGGTATAAGCTGTTTTTCTCAAGATAGAGGATAGAGGGGAGTACAAGAGCAAACAAAAATGCCTGCtacagatttaaatatttatattataatatttatatttatatatttatatataaatatatatttttatattataatgtgTTATAGAAATCAAATgaagatcatatatatatttaatatatatgatatatgatatatatttatctttaatatttatatatatttatatatatttacatttatatttatcatatatatttaatatataaatcaaaagaaaatcatatataaatatatatttatatttaaatatatatatatttatattatgtgttATAGAAATCAAATGAAGATCATATTTATAAGGTATAAACATTATTTGGAATGTagtttatactatatatatatatatagtagtttatactatatatatataatattatcagAAGGAACAGATCACTCTTACTAATCTCAGTATTAGTATTCTAGTTTATATAAAATTAGTCTCTTCCATTTCCTTAGCAAGATCCcttaggaatatttatttttctatgcattAGCATACATAATTTAATTCTCTGTTttcacattcatttcttttcttttctttacctcccttttcttttttttaagattttgtttatttatgagagacacacagagagaggcagagacataggctcctgtggggagcccaatgtggaactcagaccctggaccctgggatcacaccctgagctgaagtcagacacgaaactgctgagctacccaggggtccctaccTCCTTTTTCAAGAGAAAACAGTCTTTTACTTTGTCTCTTCCCTAATAGTCCTTGAACAAATTGAAAACTTATGCTATCCCTATCAACCCTTGTGTCCCCGTAACCTCTTTATCTCTGTAGTATTCATCAATTCTGTGTATATAATATTTCAAACATAGTTAAGTTATTCAATGCATCCTAAATTCCTAGTCAATTATAAATTGTCTtagatatatttcttatatttataatgCTTATCAAGAAACTCAACCCACACTATGTAAATAAGTAAGCTCATGCTACTTAGttttctaggtatttttatttttccactcttCATACATATAATTggtaattaaattttctttttttttaaataaatttattttttattggtgttcaatttgtcaacatacagaataacacccagtgttcatcaagtgcccacctcagtgcccatcacccaattttATACCTGActgctgggtggttcagttattttagtgcctgcctttagctcaggtcatgatcctgaagtcctgggatacaaatcccacatcaggctacctgctgagcctgcttttctcttccctcaCACTCATGCTCaggtgctctgtctctctcataaataaataaaatcttttaaaaagatcttattttgcTCATAGCTCTTTTTTACAATCTTTGTGTTAACAACAAACTCCTCCACATTTTAAATCTATTCCTCATCACATTatgtccacatttttaaaattttccattcattcatttcattttccattcattcattagtcCCATAAAAGAAGCTAACGGAATAATTGCAGTGTAGGAGAGTAGAACTGATCAAAACTCAGTGGTTTCTATTAATGACAGTTAGTAAAAACTTTATCAATTTGATTTGAGAAAGTTTTAAGCTGTCCACAGAAATGTAATACTTACTGTGTAGTAGATAAAAAGGTTCAGTGTATATATTcctgcatttttttgtttcttatttcttcaatATGGACAtgtataaatgttattattatattataattttgcATTATCTCTTATTTTGTCTAACCAATCTCATAAAGGTTCATTTTCTTTGCTACTCTATGATAGGAAACTACAACAAACAACATTTTGTTGTAGTCAAGACACTTGTTTCTGAATACTGTCAGTTTCTGAATACTCTATCACCTCTTATAAGCAATGCCTTAAGTCTGTTATGTTATACAATAAGAAATGCAACTAGTTATAGTTAATAACATGAGAAATTTATATAAGCATTAAAGCTATAAAGCTAACAACATGATGCACATTACTCTATTGCAATATAAATTGTGTAATAATTCATCAAAGCTTAGCTACATGATTTCTCAACCAAtccctcatgttttttttttttttaattttcccctcaCGGTTTAGAATTAATACTTTTTCCATAAACACAATATATAGCCAACAGCACAATGTTAGATAAAGAttgtttatgtctttattttttatatttatcagcTGCAAGAAATGTATTCTGaggaaaaggaatttaaaagatTGGGGTAGGAAGAGCAGAGCAAAGGAGTGATATTGACTAAGTAAAGATAGTTAATAACAACTGAACATTGAAAGACAGtacttatattaaataaaaatttgagttgGAGAGAAATTTGAGAGGGATaatgaataaaggagagaaaagtggGACAAGGAAAGATTAGTATAATGAATTTTAGGATAACTGAGCAACTGAGCCTACATGGCTGCTCTAGATATACTGCATAATGTAAATGGAGAAGTCATGCTCCACCTCTTGATAATGACACAAAAACTAAACAGTAGTACATTATATAGATAAAATGGTGTTCGAAAACCTTTCTTTATGGAAACCCAGAAATTATTCACCTAATCTATCTCCTGCTCAcagataaaattttcaaattatatcttACAAAAATGATTGGTGATGCCTTTGGGAAAAGCTCACCAGTGTTTCTAAAAAGCCCATCTTATTTGAATCATActtcaatattatatataaaactaatgttatattgtttttttcACCCAACACTACTTTTGGATTTTTCTGAAGAACAGCTGGATTGTGTCCCTCCTCCTAAAAGTTCAGATCTCAAATGGCTCAAATTGTCTGCTGAGCAGATTGTCAATTCCTTGCTGATCTTGTTTCGAAATATTGTAGAAAGCTATTCAAGACTCTATTTCAATATATCTGTTCTCTATTGTCCAATATGAACTTTATACATTACTACTTACAGATACCAAAGATACAATAAACAAATCTGAGCTTCAGTCGCTTGTTAGGAATATCTGTTCTTTCACAATCCTTCACCTTTATAGATCGCATCTGTCTTCAAATTCCAACATAGGACTATATTCTTCAtgcctttcttcattttatagctATCAAGTTCCACATATACTAAACTTACATAGGTAGATGTACAACCCCTACCTCTATTCTAtataaaaggcaaatattatgGACCTTCAGATCTGACAAGCCTGAGTTTACAACCTTGCTCTACTACCAACTCGTATGTCAACAGGCAGGTTAACTAATATCTCTGAGATTGTATTTTTAATCCCCTCTATCCCTCACAGGCTTGTTTTAAACTAGAATGAGTTAATTCTTTAAAGTTCCTCATCAAGATATGTGTATCATAGCTTGAATTCATCATGGGAACATTGCCATCATTACTCACATTCTTGTCATACTCCCCTTTCCTCCAATCTTGCAATAATCTCCACTGttattctatttgattatttctaaaaatattctatttttcttactaGATTCTTGGCTCCTGCAGGGTAAGCTATAtgcttattttatgtttgtttaatCCAACTAAAGTGGTTTGCAGAAAGAAGCCCGGAAGATCCTCATAAGTAATTGAAAGCAAGAACAAACAGACTACATGTATGGAAAGTCTTGCAATGATTCGCAATTTAGCATCCATAACACTTCTAAATAATGCCTgacatttatttaacatcttCACAGGTATTActtaatttaatcttcaaaaaggCCTGtgaaaatataagaaacacaTTAATTTTACAGGGGACATAAAGGAGACAATTGCAAATCAGCATGAAATAGTGCCTCCTTatctaaagaattttaaaatgttgaattctctaataatatatcttttgaataaaatttGACTGGATTTTGTTGGACTTCAGAATGCTGTAGATATTTTGGAATATACAGTCTCCCTTAGTCTTACCTTACAGGTGTTTTCAAGAAGACACTAGTCACAGAGTAACTGAAAACCtttaaatttccaaaggaaaCCTATGAGAAACTATTTTAGTAAGTCACCtgtgatttaattttataatcCCTCCAGGAAATTCAATCCCTGGTCTTCAATTATAGTGCTTTGTTAGCATACACTTTTTCCCTTAGGACCTTAAACATAACTAGTTTTCaactttaaaacatgatttttttatatttaagatcaaataaaaattttgtcaCCTTGATTGataattttcttctcctctttttcttggTTCCTTCATCCATTAATTATGATATTtcactctcttttaaaaatattttatttttgtaaagttatTTCTACAGTTACCTTTAAATAGAGTTGTTAAAGTTCACCAATATTTTCAAACTGATACATCAGGTAGTCTTATTTTCGTCATTCAATTTGAGATTCCTATACTTGACATTACAGcattgtttcatattttacatatgattCTTTGTTTGAAAGCTGCTATTGGTGATTACTTTTTTCTGATTCTACTACTAGTTGTCATATCACCGTCCTCAAGTATTTTGGGTTAATTTTctcttcataaaatatttttatttcttaagacgTTTTGTTTGCttcaagtgtttatttaaattccagttagcataaagtgtaatattagtttccatagaatttagtgattcatcacttacataaaatacccagtgctcatcacatgtgccttccttaatacccaccaCAGATTTAGTGCACTCCCCTTGACCACctccctcagtttgttctctatacttaagagtctgttttatggtttgcctctccctGCCgtgtccatctgttttgtttcttaaattccacatgtgagtgaaatcatatggtattcatctaTGACTGACATACTtcacttagcaaaaaaaaaaaaaaaaaagatcttgccatttgcaacgatgtggatagTGCTATATTTCCTAAGGCCTTTGGACAAATATTTCTCTTCCCCATATGTTCACACCTATGATGACTCTATCTGTATATTTTCAACcaacatgttttgttttataaattacagATGTTATCAAAAGCTAATAACTTATATTTACTTTGATATTCTGTTCT
It encodes the following:
- the LOC121474980 gene encoding olfactory receptor 2M3-like, with product MAWENQTFNSGFILLGIFNYSPTHIFLFSLVLGIFTVAFMGNTAMILLIYLDTQLHTPMYFLLSQLSLMDLMLVCTTVPKMAFNYMSGSKSISLAGCGAQIFFYVSLLGAECFLLATMAYDRYVAICHPLRYSILMNQKICGLMAACSWILGSLDGIIEVAVALSFSYCGAREIPHFFCDVPALLILSCTNTLLFERMIFICCVIMLLFPVAVIIASYVHVIVAVIHMGSGEGRRKAFATCSSHLTVVGMYYGAAMFIYMRPTSDRSPTQDKMISAFYTILTPMLNPLIYSLRNKEVVRAFLKMLGKGKSREQIA